From the genome of Parafrankia discariae, one region includes:
- a CDS encoding MMPL family transporter, translated as MATLARWCFQHRRLVLFLWITALVGLTALGRVTGSDYKDAFSLPGTDSQKAIDILERDFPAQSGDSASIVLHARSGALSDPALESRATEMLTKIADLPHVAEVVSPFTADGEGQSNPDGTTAFATVALDLPGNELPLDDIERVVDTARSYDSGALQVELTGQVVSIVEQPAQSASELIGVVAAAVILFLAFGSLLAVTLPLLTAIMALGVGMALIVQVSHLTTVAEFSTMLATLIGLGVGIDYALFIVNRHRIGLRAGRTPEEAAVTAVNTSGRAVIFAGMTVCIALLGLFALGVTFLYGVALAAALTVAMTMLASVTLLPALLGFYGSKVLSRRQRRRMAEHGPEPEQPSGFWWRWAKGVERRPAVLALLSAGVIVLIAIPFLSLRLGSSDLGNGADTKTSKRGYDLLADGFGPGFNGPFMLVTEINSPADLQTMNRAVEAARGAEGVASVTPPRQSPNGHAAIATLYPTTSPQAAETATLLDRLRDDVIPQATGNTASPVYVGGITAVFEDFSGVLTSKLPLFIGIVVVLAFLLLVVVFRSLLIPLTASLMNLLAVGAAFGAVVAVFQWGWLSDLLGISPGPIESFLPVMLFAILFGLSMDYEVFLVSRMHEEWTARRDNRIAVSLGQAETGRVISAAGAIMTLVFASFILGDDRVIKLFGLGLALAILLDAFVIRTILVPALMHLFGRANWWLPKGLDRVLPHVSVETAEDIEEIRHTPLPADAIGDGVPEQPHRPGDGRDATEPERTH; from the coding sequence GTGGCAACGCTCGCGCGCTGGTGCTTCCAGCACCGCCGGCTCGTCCTGTTCCTGTGGATCACCGCCCTCGTGGGGCTGACGGCGCTCGGCCGGGTGACGGGCAGCGACTACAAGGACGCCTTCTCCCTGCCTGGGACCGACTCCCAGAAGGCCATCGACATCCTCGAACGCGACTTCCCGGCACAGTCCGGCGACAGCGCGTCCATCGTGCTGCACGCCCGCAGCGGGGCGTTGAGCGATCCCGCGCTCGAGTCACGCGCGACGGAGATGCTGACGAAGATCGCCGACCTGCCGCACGTCGCCGAGGTGGTCAGCCCGTTCACCGCCGACGGCGAGGGCCAGAGCAACCCCGACGGCACCACCGCCTTCGCGACCGTCGCGCTCGACCTGCCCGGCAACGAGCTGCCGCTCGACGACATCGAGCGCGTGGTCGACACGGCCCGCTCCTACGACTCCGGTGCGCTGCAGGTCGAACTGACCGGGCAGGTCGTCTCCATCGTCGAGCAGCCGGCGCAGAGCGCGAGCGAGCTCATCGGTGTCGTCGCCGCCGCGGTCATCCTGTTCCTCGCCTTCGGCTCCCTGCTCGCGGTGACCCTCCCCCTGCTCACCGCGATCATGGCGCTCGGCGTCGGCATGGCCCTCATCGTCCAGGTCTCGCACCTGACGACCGTCGCGGAGTTCAGCACCATGCTGGCGACGCTGATCGGCCTCGGCGTCGGCATCGACTACGCCCTGTTCATCGTCAACCGCCACCGCATCGGCCTGCGCGCCGGCCGCACGCCGGAGGAGGCCGCCGTCACCGCGGTCAACACCTCCGGCCGCGCCGTGATCTTCGCCGGCATGACGGTCTGCATCGCGCTGCTGGGCCTGTTCGCGCTCGGTGTGACCTTCCTCTACGGGGTCGCCCTCGCCGCGGCCCTGACCGTCGCGATGACGATGCTCGCCTCGGTCACCCTGCTGCCCGCCCTGCTCGGCTTCTACGGGTCGAAGGTGCTCAGCCGCCGGCAGCGGCGGCGGATGGCCGAGCACGGCCCCGAGCCGGAGCAGCCCTCCGGGTTCTGGTGGCGGTGGGCCAAGGGCGTGGAACGCCGCCCGGCGGTGCTCGCCCTGCTCAGCGCCGGTGTGATCGTCCTGATCGCGATCCCGTTCCTGTCGCTGCGGCTCGGCTCGTCCGACCTCGGGAACGGCGCCGACACCAAGACCAGCAAGCGCGGCTACGACCTGCTCGCCGACGGCTTCGGCCCCGGTTTCAACGGCCCGTTCATGCTGGTCACCGAGATCAACTCGCCGGCTGACCTGCAGACCATGAACCGGGCCGTCGAGGCGGCCCGCGGGGCGGAGGGTGTCGCCTCGGTGACCCCGCCGCGCCAGAGCCCGAACGGCCACGCCGCGATCGCCACTCTCTACCCGACGACGAGCCCGCAGGCGGCCGAGACCGCCACCCTGCTCGACCGGCTGCGCGACGACGTCATCCCGCAGGCCACCGGGAACACCGCCTCCCCGGTCTACGTCGGCGGCATCACCGCGGTCTTCGAGGACTTCTCCGGGGTCCTGACGAGCAAGCTGCCGCTGTTCATCGGGATCGTCGTGGTCCTCGCGTTCCTGCTGCTGGTCGTGGTCTTCCGCAGCCTGCTCATTCCGCTGACCGCCTCGCTGATGAACCTGCTGGCGGTGGGCGCTGCCTTCGGCGCCGTGGTGGCCGTGTTCCAGTGGGGCTGGCTGTCGGACCTGCTCGGCATCAGCCCCGGGCCGATCGAGTCGTTCCTTCCGGTCATGCTCTTCGCGATCCTGTTCGGGCTTTCCATGGACTACGAGGTGTTCCTGGTCAGCCGGATGCACGAGGAGTGGACGGCCCGGCGGGACAACCGCATCGCGGTCTCCCTCGGCCAGGCCGAGACCGGCCGGGTCATTTCCGCCGCCGGCGCCATCATGACCCTGGTGTTCGCGTCGTTCATCCTCGGCGACGACCGGGTCATCAAACTGTTCGGCCTCGGCCTGGCGCTCGCGATCCTGCTGGACGCGTTCGTCATCCGCACGATTCTGGTGCCGGCCCTCATGCACC